The window GGGCGGAAATCGCAACGACGATTCAGGAGGAAGCGCTCGTTCATCAGGAAGCGCCAATTAAACGGATTGCTGGCTTCGATGCCCCCATGCCACTCCATTCGCTGGAGGATTACTACCTGCCACAGGCAGTCCGTATTCAGGACGGCATCCGCGAAACAGTCGACTTCTAACATGGTACGTGAATTCGAACTACCCGATGTCGGTGAAGGTGTTGCTGAGGGCGAACTGCTGCGCTGGCGGGTTGCACCGGGCGACTCAGTTTCGGAAGATCAGCCAGTAGCCGAAGTCGAGACGGACAAAGCCGTCGTCGACGTCCCGTCTCCTGTAGACGGTGTTGTCGACGAACTTCGTGCCACAGAAGGTGATATCGTCCCAGTCGGTGACGTTATTATCGTCTTCCGGGTCGAGGGGGAAGACGACCTAGAAGGTACCGAAACAACGCCTACAGACGACGCCACTGCGGATAGTGGCCACCAAACCGACGACGGAGCTACAGCACAGCCAGCCGAAGACAAGCAGTCAGACCCGGCTGTGACACAGAGCGTCCAGATCGCCGCCGCACCGTCTGTGCGGCGTCTCGCACGCGAGCTGGGCGTCGATATTTCCAGCATTGCGGACTCGTCTTCGGGACGTATCACGGAAGCAGATGTCCGCGCATACTCGAATACGGAATCCGCGACTCAACAGCGTTCAAGCCAGCAGACAACTGCTTCGAGTCGACGAAAACAGCAGGCAGATACGGAGGGGTCTGTCAGTCCGACTCAGACGAGCGAAACGGCCGACCGAGACACGACAGTGGCCGTTCCGAAAACCAGACACATCGCGGCCGAGGAAGGGATTGATCTCGATACTATTCCCACAGATGAGCGAAAAGACGGAGAACCCTTTGTCACGCTCGAATCGGTCCAAGAATACGCAAAAGCACAACAGCAGGCCCAACGCACAGAACAAGAGGCTCTAGTTGAGAGAGCAGCAGCTGACGATCCGGCGCGCCCGGAGTCCCGGAAGCCGTACACCGGCATCAGACAGACCATTGGAGCGGCAATGACGTCGTCGAAATACACGGCTCCGCACGTCACTCATCAGGACGAGGTCGACGTTACTGCTCTGGTCGACGCTCGTTCGGCGCTCAGACAGGAGGCTGAGGAGCACGATATACGACTGACGTATATGCCGTTTGTCATGAAGGCGTGTGCCGCGGCTCTGCAAGAGAACCCACAAGTGAACGCCTCCCTCGACGAAGCAAACGAAGAGATCGTCGAAAAGCAGTATTACAATATCGGCGTCGCAACAGCAACTGATGCTGGGCTGTTGGTTCCTGTTGTCGAGGACGTTGATACGAAGGGGCTGCTGGAGGTCGCATCCGAAACCAACGAAAAAACGCAGAAGGCGAGAGAACGGAGTCTTTCGCCGGAGGAAATGCGTGGCGGGACATTCACTATCTCGAACATCGGTGGTATCGGTGGGGAGTACGGGACACCGATCATCAATCAGCCGGAAAGCGCCATTCTGGCACTGGGAGAGATCAAAAAGAAGCCACGGGTCGTGGAAGCTGCTGGTGAAGAGACGATAGAACCTCGTCATATAATGACACTATCGCTGTCGTTCGACCATCGAGTGCTTGATGGCGCAGACGCCGCACGGTTCACGAACTCCATACAGAAGTACCTGCGAAATCCAAACCTGCTACTACTAGAATAATGGTTGTCGGAGATGTAACTACGTCGACTGATGTACTGGTTATCGGTGCGGGCCCCGGTGGGTACGTTGCCGCAATCCGCGCTGCACAGCTTGACCTCGATGTCACGCTCGTTGAAAAGGGAGAGTACGGGGGCGCCTGTCTCAACCGTGGCTGTATTCCCTCCAAAGCGCTGATAAACGGTTCAGAACTGGCCTCGGAAGCGGGTCAGGCGGAGGAACTGGGGATTTACGCAGACCCAACAGTCGCACTCGACGAGATGATTAGCTGGAAAGACGGCATTGTCGATCAATTAACGAGCGGTATCGAGCAACTGTGTACGGCAGCCGGCGTGAATCTGATGCAAGGGACTGCCGAATTTGCTGATGAAAACAAGATCAGAATCGTCCATCAGGGAGAGGGACAGGGCTCTGAATCGCTGAAATTCGATAACTGCATCATCGCAACGGGGTCCAGACCGATTGAAATTCCGGAGTTCGACTTCGGTGACGAACGCATTGTCTCGTCAGATGGCGCTCTGAACTTTGAAACGGTACCCGACGAACTCGTGATCGTTGGAGCCGGATACATCGGCATGGAGCTAGCGACGGTCTATAGCCGGCTTGGGAGCGATGTCTCGGTAATTGAGATGCTAGAGCAGGCGCTTCCCAGCTATCAGGAAGACGTTGCCTCGATTGTCAGGAAGCGAGCAGAGCGGCTCGGCGTGGATTTCCATTTCGGGTACACTGCGGACAGCTGGGCAGAGTCGGACGGTGAGGCTGTCCTGACTGCTGTCCCCACAGCGGATGCGGCGCACGATAGCGATATCGAACTCACCGCTGACAAAATACTCGTTGCCGTCGGTAGACGCCCGGTGACTGACACGCTCAGTCTCGAAGATGCCGGCGTCGAAACCAATGCTCAGGGGGTCATCCCAACGGACAGTAGATGTCGGACGAACAAGGAGCATATTTTCGCGGTCGGTGACGTTGCGGGTGAACCGATGCTCGCGCACAAGGGATCGAAAGAAGGGGAGGTTGCAGCCGAAGTAATCGCCGGTGAGCCCGCTGCGGTCGATTATCAGGCGCTCCCGGCAGCTGTGTTCACCGACCCGGAAATCGGAACTGTCGGTCTGACGGAGAACGAAGCAGCAAACGAGGGTATCACACCTCTCACTGGCGAGTTTCAGTTCCAAGCATCTGGACGAGCACTAACAGCAAACCGGACAGAAGGCTTTGTCCGAATTGTCGCCGCAAAAGAAACCGAACGTGTGATCGGTGCACAGATCGTCGGTCCGGAGGCCTCCGAGCTGATTGCAGAAATCGCAGCCATGATCGAAATGGGTGCAAAGCTTCAGGACATCGGCTCAACAGTTCACACACATCCAACATTAAGTGAGGCGATAATGGAGGCCGCACAGAATGCGAGAGGGAAAGCAATACACAGACAAAATTGACTGGTCCATATTGACTCCTCAGTCACTCTATTTACGACCGGACTTAGGGAATCTCTACCCACTCATAGTCTATCTGAGACTGTTTACTGAACCGAGACAGCAACTCCGGAACAGAAGAATCGTTGAGCGGGCGCTACGTTGCTTTGTGGGCTATATAGACCACAGCTAGGTTCCAGCGTAGTGCGCCCGATACAATCTGGATTCAGTCGTTTGCGACTGTTTGGGTTGCGCTACCGTCCCCGACACTCAGTTTGTTTTCCTCTTCTTCAGGCTTCGGTGCGTCTGTCGGGAGGTTTTCGTACAGAATTCCTTTGCTTGCGTTATAGCATGTCATGCGATGACATGGCTGATGGAAACATATAAGCCCGTCCCTTATTCTGTACCGTTGAATATTAATAATCTATGACTGTTTATATATTGACCAATATTCCAGAACACA is drawn from Haloarcula sp. CBA1129 and contains these coding sequences:
- a CDS encoding dihydrolipoamide acetyltransferase family protein produces the protein MVREFELPDVGEGVAEGELLRWRVAPGDSVSEDQPVAEVETDKAVVDVPSPVDGVVDELRATEGDIVPVGDVIIVFRVEGEDDLEGTETTPTDDATADSGHQTDDGATAQPAEDKQSDPAVTQSVQIAAAPSVRRLARELGVDISSIADSSSGRITEADVRAYSNTESATQQRSSQQTTASSRRKQQADTEGSVSPTQTSETADRDTTVAVPKTRHIAAEEGIDLDTIPTDERKDGEPFVTLESVQEYAKAQQQAQRTEQEALVERAAADDPARPESRKPYTGIRQTIGAAMTSSKYTAPHVTHQDEVDVTALVDARSALRQEAEEHDIRLTYMPFVMKACAAALQENPQVNASLDEANEEIVEKQYYNIGVATATDAGLLVPVVEDVDTKGLLEVASETNEKTQKARERSLSPEEMRGGTFTISNIGGIGGEYGTPIINQPESAILALGEIKKKPRVVEAAGEETIEPRHIMTLSLSFDHRVLDGADAARFTNSIQKYLRNPNLLLLE
- the lpdA gene encoding dihydrolipoyl dehydrogenase; the encoded protein is MVVGDVTTSTDVLVIGAGPGGYVAAIRAAQLDLDVTLVEKGEYGGACLNRGCIPSKALINGSELASEAGQAEELGIYADPTVALDEMISWKDGIVDQLTSGIEQLCTAAGVNLMQGTAEFADENKIRIVHQGEGQGSESLKFDNCIIATGSRPIEIPEFDFGDERIVSSDGALNFETVPDELVIVGAGYIGMELATVYSRLGSDVSVIEMLEQALPSYQEDVASIVRKRAERLGVDFHFGYTADSWAESDGEAVLTAVPTADAAHDSDIELTADKILVAVGRRPVTDTLSLEDAGVETNAQGVIPTDSRCRTNKEHIFAVGDVAGEPMLAHKGSKEGEVAAEVIAGEPAAVDYQALPAAVFTDPEIGTVGLTENEAANEGITPLTGEFQFQASGRALTANRTEGFVRIVAAKETERVIGAQIVGPEASELIAEIAAMIEMGAKLQDIGSTVHTHPTLSEAIMEAAQNARGKAIHRQN